The Fusobacterium necrophorum subsp. necrophorum genome has a window encoding:
- a CDS encoding GNAT family N-acetyltransferase, producing MKFKLIKGSHKYKSLIIEMLEEWKKYNDTHDTNKSPYAIFKNSVDDFDYYIENLECKTPTQELVPDSTYFCLDEESNIIVGSVSIRHYLNEHLLNVGGHIGYGIRPSLRKKGYGSAMLNLALNECKNLGIDKVLLVCDKNNIASAKTITNNGGMLENEIEEKGKCMQRYWISIKKNDEIAVENK from the coding sequence ATGAAATTTAAATTGATAAAAGGAAGTCATAAATACAAGAGTTTAATAATAGAAATGCTAGAAGAATGGAAAAAATATAACGATACTCATGATACAAATAAATCTCCTTATGCCATTTTCAAAAACTCGGTAGATGATTTTGACTACTATATAGAAAATCTTGAGTGTAAAACTCCTACTCAAGAATTAGTACCGGATTCAACTTACTTTTGTTTAGATGAAGAGAGCAATATAATAGTCGGATCCGTGAGTATTAGACATTATCTGAATGAACATTTGTTAAATGTGGGAGGACATATTGGTTATGGTATAAGACCATCTCTAAGGAAGAAAGGTTATGGAAGTGCAATGCTAAACCTTGCATTAAACGAATGTAAAAATTTAGGAATAGATAAAGTTCTTTTAGTTTGCGATAAAAATAATATTGCTTCTGCCAAAACAATTACTAATAATGGTGGCATGTTAGAAAATGAAATTGAGGAGAAAGGGAAATGTATGCAAAGGTATTGGATTTCAATTAAAAAAAATGATGAAATAGCAGTAGAAAATAAGTAA
- a CDS encoding autotransporter outer membrane beta-barrel domain-containing protein — translation MNKRFYITALFIVISQLLQGEKFIVFGDSLSDTGNLARFTYNSGKIYNEHLANYLGEPFPVPNGGSSTLFGGAFGIKPPSLKGPNYAQGGATANTELGMGRTFFSGGFIKFQTEKQIQNFLATKPKKEDLNTLKVVYWIGGNDMRLASEILNKHKVTENPIINKSIQDIGKQVEKLADNGVSFMVIPNVPDIAYTPKFFRQFAENTTLNGKTLFREKKWYRPSGISEESFNQLLDEPNLSTNIKHEEIIKAAIKKLLEMQKGDSSDDNVKKWFQKYQEERDKLSSLGKHFNEGVGKELEKVKKKHSNLVILRPDISSMILEVVAHPEHYGFTNATGTASKTFSGAVANIFHWGAGSGRDRIAAFDPEDGKGGVGGLDKKHLWNKGYHYVFGDEFHPSPEAHRIISDYMISMLESEDGKVQDESVANIDARSSDQAPLAKVNSSSIVEGYEKIDKKYIRGYVPYGALQVKNGGRFHWKGLYLENDGIALSVDGAGSSMLVENFHIENTARINAVAQIENGGNLLLKNGSLQTKRGSKITYPFGIRVNGKDSKVELVNSSLEIQGTQVAGISVGNQGKAEIVSSQILAKGKNAKGLHTWNATVLFNNSEVVSEGVGAWIFSNDIKNNKTNFEMKENSRIYGKEYAMKISPNVTGNKVLADISFQKSKVDGGIFTDAKSESHINMKDSYWKMSKDSSVTKLNLEDSILHFSPENTEEFHELTIRQNYYGKNALLKMKGKLSDDNSPTDKLIILGRAGGNTWIDYRNQGGIGAKTHYGIKIIDLFQKEEKNIFQLLKPVYVGNYEYTLLEGGNDAPDKEDYYLTSTLVSQDGNLYIPLKNRTLALAMPQSLNTLALSPTAFMASRTFALAPRREEAKTIRLYRPKTVMRAFLPYLNVENNYQNIFHIQDRNRLYFSQETSTKNWNDEEIKAKTKSNITKLSYPLYKNFGTFFTYDENTTQVENKTREYFQKATDIGNIKQRNIHVGLYYQHRLFDFLHLDHTLQYAWIRNTFHTEEEKEKVYGHGIAFSSEITAPVPLGANFAFIPHYQIDYFRQKIEDFHDYGIRNYAGGKIAWNKNRFSLETGIDYQWDLRRISGMTIGEDYFSHHDKKNHFIYQVSMEYEVFPNLKVNGKMKRREREERFYEIGVSYKF, via the coding sequence GTGAATAAAAGATTTTACATTACAGCATTGTTTATTGTTATTTCTCAGTTATTACAGGGAGAAAAATTTATCGTGTTCGGAGATAGTCTGAGTGACACAGGAAATCTGGCAAGATTTACTTATAATTCAGGCAAAATCTATAATGAACATCTGGCAAATTATCTTGGTGAGCCTTTTCCAGTCCCAAATGGAGGCTCCAGCACTCTATTTGGAGGAGCTTTTGGAATAAAACCTCCCTCTTTAAAAGGTCCTAACTATGCTCAAGGAGGAGCTACTGCGAATACAGAACTCGGAATGGGCAGAACCTTTTTCAGTGGTGGTTTTATAAAATTCCAAACAGAGAAGCAAATTCAAAACTTTTTAGCAACAAAACCTAAAAAAGAGGACCTTAATACTCTTAAAGTGGTATATTGGATTGGTGGAAACGATATGAGACTGGCATCTGAAATTCTGAATAAGCATAAGGTAACAGAGAATCCCATTATCAACAAGAGTATTCAAGATATTGGAAAACAAGTAGAAAAACTTGCTGATAACGGAGTTTCTTTTATGGTTATCCCTAATGTTCCTGATATTGCTTATACCCCGAAGTTTTTTAGACAGTTTGCAGAAAATACTACCTTAAATGGGAAAACATTATTCCGTGAAAAGAAATGGTATCGACCTTCTGGAATTTCAGAAGAAAGCTTTAATCAATTGTTGGATGAACCAAATTTATCTACAAATATAAAACATGAAGAGATTATAAAAGCTGCCATTAAAAAATTATTGGAAATGCAAAAAGGAGATAGTTCAGATGACAATGTAAAAAAATGGTTCCAAAAATATCAAGAAGAGAGAGATAAACTTTCTTCTCTTGGGAAACACTTCAATGAAGGTGTAGGTAAAGAATTAGAAAAAGTGAAAAAGAAGCATTCAAATTTAGTCATTCTTCGACCGGATATTTCTTCTATGATATTGGAAGTAGTGGCTCATCCCGAACATTATGGATTTACGAATGCCACTGGGACTGCTTCTAAAACATTTTCAGGAGCAGTAGCGAATATTTTCCATTGGGGAGCCGGAAGTGGAAGAGATAGAATTGCAGCTTTCGATCCGGAGGACGGAAAAGGAGGAGTGGGAGGCTTAGATAAAAAACATCTTTGGAATAAGGGCTACCATTATGTATTTGGAGATGAATTTCATCCTTCTCCGGAAGCACATCGAATTATTTCAGATTACATGATTAGTATGTTGGAAAGTGAAGATGGAAAAGTTCAAGATGAGAGTGTAGCAAATATTGATGCTCGTTCTTCCGACCAAGCTCCTCTTGCAAAGGTAAATTCCTCTTCTATAGTAGAAGGCTATGAAAAAATAGATAAAAAATATATTAGAGGATATGTTCCTTATGGGGCTTTGCAAGTAAAAAATGGGGGAAGATTTCATTGGAAAGGTCTTTACTTGGAAAATGACGGAATTGCCCTTTCGGTTGATGGAGCAGGAAGTTCTATGCTTGTGGAAAATTTCCATATAGAAAATACTGCTAGAATTAATGCTGTTGCTCAAATAGAAAACGGTGGGAATCTTCTTCTAAAGAATGGAAGCTTACAAACAAAGAGAGGCAGCAAAATTACTTATCCATTCGGAATACGTGTAAATGGAAAAGATTCTAAGGTTGAGCTAGTAAATTCTAGTTTAGAAATTCAAGGAACACAAGTTGCCGGAATCTCTGTTGGAAATCAAGGAAAGGCGGAAATAGTTTCTTCTCAGATTCTTGCAAAAGGAAAAAATGCAAAGGGCTTACATACTTGGAATGCAACTGTTCTTTTCAATAATTCTGAAGTTGTTTCTGAAGGAGTGGGAGCTTGGATTTTCTCCAATGATATTAAAAATAACAAAACAAATTTTGAAATGAAAGAAAATAGTAGAATTTACGGAAAAGAATACGCTATGAAAATTTCTCCAAATGTCACAGGAAACAAGGTTCTTGCTGATATTTCCTTTCAAAAGTCAAAAGTCGATGGCGGAATTTTTACAGATGCAAAAAGTGAATCTCATATCAATATGAAAGACTCTTATTGGAAGATGTCAAAGGATTCTTCTGTAACAAAATTAAACTTAGAGGACTCCATTTTACATTTTTCTCCTGAAAATACAGAAGAATTCCACGAATTGACAATTCGACAAAACTATTATGGAAAAAATGCTTTACTAAAGATGAAAGGAAAACTTTCTGATGATAACTCTCCTACCGATAAACTTATTATTCTTGGAAGAGCAGGAGGAAATACTTGGATTGATTATCGAAATCAGGGAGGAATTGGAGCTAAGACGCATTATGGAATTAAAATTATCGATTTATTTCAAAAAGAAGAAAAGAACATATTCCAATTGCTAAAGCCTGTTTATGTTGGAAATTACGAATATACTCTATTAGAAGGAGGCAATGATGCTCCTGACAAAGAAGATTATTATTTGACCTCAACCTTAGTTTCTCAAGATGGAAACTTATATATTCCATTAAAAAATAGAACATTAGCGTTGGCTATGCCACAATCTTTAAATACCTTGGCTCTTTCTCCCACTGCTTTCATGGCTTCTAGAACTTTTGCTCTAGCTCCAAGAAGAGAAGAAGCTAAAACTATTCGATTATATCGTCCTAAAACGGTGATGAGAGCCTTTTTACCTTATTTAAATGTAGAAAATAACTATCAAAATATTTTCCACATCCAAGACAGAAATAGACTTTACTTCTCGCAAGAAACTTCGACAAAAAACTGGAATGATGAAGAGATAAAGGCGAAAACAAAGTCTAATATCACAAAGTTATCTTATCCTCTTTACAAAAATTTTGGAACTTTCTTCACTTATGATGAAAATACTACACAAGTAGAAAATAAGACAAGAGAGTATTTCCAAAAAGCAACGGATATTGGAAATATCAAGCAAAGAAATATCCATGTAGGATTGTACTATCAACACCGTCTTTTCGATTTCTTACATTTAGACCATACCTTACAATATGCGTGGATTCGAAATACTTTTCATACGGAAGAGGAAAAAGAAAAAGTATATGGACATGGAATTGCTTTCTCTTCTGAAATTACAGCACCAGTTCCTTTGGGAGCAAATTTTGCTTTCATTCCTCATTATCAAATTGATTATTTCCGACAAAAAATAGAAGATTTTCATGATTATGGAATTCGAAATTATGCTGGTGGGAAAATTGCTTGGAATAAGAACCGTTTCTCTTTAGAAACAGGAATCGACTATCAATGGGATTTAAGAAGAATTTCCGGAATGACCATAGGAGAAGATTATTTTTCTCATCATGATAAGAAAAATCATTTCATCTATCAAGTATCTATGGAATATGAAGTATTTCCTAATTTGAAAGTTAATGGAAAAATGAAGAGGAGAGAAAGGGAAGAACGATTCTATGAAATAGGAGTAAGTTATAAGTTTTAA
- a CDS encoding ABC transporter ATP-binding protein: MIQIKKINKYYINGENKLHALKGINFHIRKGEFVSIMGSSGSGKSTMMNILGCLDREFEGEYILDGISIREIPEKNLCKVRNQKIGFVFQSFHLLPKLTALENVELPLVYAGIPKKEREVKAKKMLEIVGLETRMDHRPNELSGGQRQRVAIARALVNDPAIILADEPTGNLDSQSEIEIMNFFQSLHQKGKTIVVVTHEPEVAKYTKRVLHFRDGKLTGEDAL; encoded by the coding sequence TTGATTCAAATAAAAAAGATCAATAAGTATTATATCAATGGAGAAAATAAATTACATGCTCTGAAAGGGATTAATTTTCATATCCGAAAGGGAGAATTTGTTTCGATTATGGGAAGCAGTGGAAGTGGAAAATCTACGATGATGAATATTTTAGGATGTTTAGATCGGGAATTCGAAGGAGAATATATTTTAGATGGTATTTCCATTCGAGAAATTCCGGAAAAAAATCTTTGTAAGGTAAGGAATCAGAAAATTGGCTTCGTATTCCAATCTTTTCATCTTTTACCGAAATTGACAGCTTTGGAAAATGTAGAATTGCCTTTAGTCTATGCAGGAATTCCAAAGAAGGAAAGAGAGGTGAAAGCCAAGAAGATGTTGGAGATTGTAGGGCTGGAAACGAGAATGGATCACAGACCGAATGAATTATCGGGAGGACAAAGACAAAGAGTTGCCATCGCAAGAGCCTTGGTAAATGATCCGGCTATTATCTTGGCGGATGAACCGACAGGAAATTTGGATAGTCAATCGGAAATAGAGATTATGAATTTTTTTCAGAGTTTGCATCAAAAAGGGAAAACGATTGTTGTAGTCACTCATGAACCGGAGGTAGCAAAATACACGAAAAGAGTTTTACACTTTAGAGACGGAAAACTGACAGGAGAAGATGCCTTATGA
- a CDS encoding DUF134 domain-containing protein has translation MPRPKKCRRVFALPEIKGMKPIGIPMRECDSPIIMTVEEYEVIRLIDFEGLTQEACAKQMEVSRTTVTAIYMEARKKISEALVKANALIIAGGNFSLQYPHGHACCCQKRQEEEEEKE, from the coding sequence ATGCCAAGACCAAAGAAATGTAGAAGAGTATTTGCTCTTCCGGAGATTAAAGGTATGAAACCGATTGGAATTCCTATGAGAGAATGTGATTCTCCTATTATCATGACAGTAGAAGAATATGAAGTGATTCGCCTGATTGACTTTGAAGGATTGACTCAGGAAGCCTGTGCGAAGCAAATGGAAGTTTCCAGAACTACCGTCACTGCCATTTATATGGAGGCGAGAAAGAAAATTTCAGAAGCTTTAGTAAAAGCAAATGCTTTGATTATTGCGGGAGGCAATTTCAGTTTGCAATATCCGCACGGACATGCTTGTTGTTGCCAAAAAAGGCAAGAAGAGGAAGAAGAAAAGGAGTGA
- a CDS encoding NifB/NifX family molybdenum-iron cluster-binding protein, with protein MKVAVTYQDGDVFQHFGHTETFKIYEVEGDKIISSEVIGTEGEGHSGLAGFLKNKGVDVLICGGMGGGAKTALAAQGIEFYPGVSGNADMAVEAFLRKELQYNAETECNHHHEHGEEGHEHHQCGGHHHDHEHHQCGGHHHGHEHHKGGCCGRHHHEK; from the coding sequence ATGAAAGTAGCAGTAACTTATCAAGATGGAGATGTATTCCAACATTTTGGACATACGGAAACCTTCAAAATTTATGAAGTGGAAGGAGATAAGATTATTTCATCTGAAGTAATTGGAACGGAAGGAGAAGGGCATTCCGGTCTAGCCGGATTTTTAAAAAATAAGGGAGTGGATGTTTTGATTTGCGGAGGCATGGGTGGAGGAGCAAAGACGGCTCTTGCAGCACAAGGAATTGAATTCTATCCGGGAGTGAGTGGAAATGCCGATATGGCGGTAGAAGCTTTTCTAAGAAAAGAATTACAATACAATGCAGAAACGGAATGCAATCATCATCATGAGCATGGAGAGGAAGGACATGAACATCACCAATGCGGTGGACACCATCATGATCATGAACATCATCAATGCGGCGGACATCATCACGGACACGAGCATCACAAGGGCGGATGCTGTGGAAGACATCATCATGAGAAATAA
- a CDS encoding SAM-dependent methyltransferase, which yields MTAKEAMELLESLIQTKKLIKIVLSDKEADAEWDKVLIRPVKIKEQDFMQFEKFKNNKSYHFNMEAACLYEEISISVKQFKQAYIHAEGKDYHLSRKGEKYFSKESENSCCHKETEHNKSKKYLLPEGKAIDFLVYLGVMSKEGRVYKHSYAKYRQINKYLEFIENTIKELQEKKWIEKEIRILDFGCGKSYLTFALYYYLREIKKINFRIIGLDLKEDVMKHCNRIAKELGYTNLEFLTGNIQDFEELKEVDLVFSLHACDNATDYSILKALEMNAKAILAVPCCQHEFFYKINKNKKSPLFETMNLLGKHGIILERFSSLATDAYRSAFLELKGYRTQVMEFIDMEHTPKNILIKAVYEGRVKNEEKKREEYQKFLDFLGIDPILQ from the coding sequence ATGACGGCAAAAGAGGCGATGGAATTATTGGAAAGTCTAATTCAAACAAAAAAATTAATAAAAATTGTACTTTCCGATAAGGAAGCGGATGCGGAATGGGATAAGGTCTTGATTCGACCGGTAAAAATCAAAGAGCAGGATTTTATGCAATTTGAAAAATTCAAAAATAATAAATCCTATCATTTCAATATGGAAGCAGCCTGTTTATATGAGGAAATTTCCATCTCCGTGAAACAATTCAAACAGGCATACATTCATGCGGAAGGAAAGGATTATCATTTGAGCAGAAAAGGAGAGAAATATTTTTCAAAGGAGAGTGAAAATAGCTGCTGTCATAAAGAAACAGAGCATAATAAAAGCAAAAAATATTTATTGCCTGAGGGAAAAGCCATCGATTTTTTGGTCTATTTAGGAGTGATGTCCAAAGAGGGAAGAGTATATAAACACAGCTATGCCAAATATCGACAAATCAATAAATATTTAGAATTCATTGAGAATACGATAAAAGAATTACAGGAAAAGAAATGGATAGAAAAGGAGATTCGTATCTTGGATTTCGGTTGTGGGAAATCCTATTTGACTTTTGCCTTGTACTATTATCTACGAGAGATTAAAAAAATTAATTTTCGTATTATAGGCTTAGATTTAAAAGAAGATGTGATGAAACATTGCAATCGGATTGCAAAAGAATTGGGATATACAAATTTAGAATTTTTAACAGGGAATATTCAAGATTTTGAAGAATTGAAAGAGGTGGACTTGGTCTTTTCTCTTCATGCCTGTGATAATGCTACAGACTATTCTATTTTAAAAGCTTTGGAAATGAATGCGAAGGCGATATTGGCCGTTCCCTGCTGTCAGCATGAATTTTTTTATAAAATCAATAAAAATAAGAAAAGTCCGCTCTTTGAAACCATGAACCTTCTGGGAAAGCATGGAATTATATTGGAACGTTTCAGCAGTTTGGCAACAGACGCTTATCGTTCCGCCTTCTTGGAATTAAAAGGTTATCGAACACAGGTTATGGAATTTATTGATATGGAACATACTCCTAAAAATATTCTCATCAAAGCTGTTTACGAGGGAAGGGTAAAAAATGAAGAGAAGAAACGGGAAGAATATCAAAAATTTTTAGATTTTTTAGGAATAGATCCTATATTACAATAA
- a CDS encoding ABC transporter permease produces the protein MMLLEILKSAFSTLKASKMRSFLTMLGIIIGICSVMSMWSIGRGGQEGITGDLKKNGYGKFTVTVDNSKESFRYKYLFSLSQIADLKEAGNFKKVAAQVEEYFGIKIGEEKEGIRINMSTPDFEVLDPVEMMAGRNFLSFEYSPKEYVILLDSLTAKGLFGSEKNAIGKEVEISKKRRGMNLSYRVVGVFRNPLESFIRVLNTEFFPRFARIPYQNYNHVFNNGNGVFTDIIIEAKNPENLGKEMQETKNYLERRNEVKDIYTTRTVASDTESFDKILSTLNIFITFASAISLFVGGIGVMNIMLVTVVERTKEIGIRKSLGATNRDILVQFLIESVILTVTGGIIGLCFGFLISFTAGKLLGIRPVYSLISILLSLGVSISIGVVFGVSPARKAANLNPIDALRAE, from the coding sequence ATGATGTTGTTGGAAATTTTAAAAAGTGCTTTTTCCACTTTAAAAGCAAGTAAAATGAGGTCTTTCTTAACCATGTTAGGAATTATTATCGGAATTTGTTCTGTCATGTCCATGTGGTCCATTGGACGAGGGGGACAAGAAGGAATCACAGGAGATTTGAAAAAAAACGGTTATGGAAAATTTACTGTGACTGTGGATAACAGCAAAGAGAGTTTTCGGTATAAATATCTATTTTCTTTGAGTCAGATAGCAGATTTAAAAGAGGCCGGAAATTTTAAAAAGGTAGCCGCTCAAGTGGAGGAATATTTCGGAATCAAAATAGGAGAGGAAAAAGAGGGAATTCGGATTAATATGAGTACCCCCGACTTTGAAGTATTGGATCCTGTGGAGATGATGGCAGGAAGAAATTTTTTGAGTTTTGAATATTCCCCGAAAGAATATGTTATACTTTTAGACAGTTTAACTGCCAAGGGCTTATTTGGGAGCGAAAAAAACGCAATTGGAAAAGAAGTGGAAATATCCAAAAAAAGACGAGGAATGAATCTTTCCTATCGAGTGGTAGGAGTTTTTCGAAATCCTTTAGAATCTTTTATTCGTGTTCTGAATACAGAATTTTTTCCACGTTTTGCAAGAATCCCTTATCAAAATTATAATCATGTATTTAACAATGGAAACGGAGTATTCACAGATATTATAATTGAAGCGAAAAATCCTGAAAATTTAGGAAAAGAAATGCAAGAAACCAAAAATTATTTAGAGAGAAGAAATGAAGTCAAAGATATATATACAACTCGAACAGTTGCCAGTGATACCGAATCTTTTGACAAAATTTTATCGACTTTGAATATTTTTATTACCTTTGCTTCTGCAATTTCTTTATTTGTAGGAGGGATTGGTGTTATGAATATTATGTTAGTCACTGTCGTGGAGAGAACAAAAGAAATTGGGATTCGAAAATCATTGGGAGCCACCAATCGGGATATTTTAGTGCAATTTTTGATAGAATCCGTCATATTGACAGTAACGGGAGGGATTATTGGACTGTGTTTCGGATTTTTGATTAGTTTTACTGCAGGAAAATTATTGGGAATTCGACCTGTGTATTCTCTTATTTCCATTTTATTATCTTTGGGAGTTTCTATTTCTATTGGAGTTGTTTTTGGAGTCAGTCCGGCAAGAAAAGCGGCAAATTTGAATCCGATCGATGCTTTACGAGCAGAATAG